The Coffea eugenioides isolate CCC68of chromosome 8, Ceug_1.0, whole genome shotgun sequence genome has a segment encoding these proteins:
- the LOC113779666 gene encoding nudix hydrolase 8 isoform X1, whose translation MQFKPSAVKSVPMSKMVGTEMMFSTSFINPGRMAGCREVIMQSFSCRVTYPKASYSSISHNTIRSVGEEILFESFPYRVNGTNSSSMYYEDARVLDAFDDEYNGVIVHSEGLPSNPTSFASILRSSLSHWKAKGKKGVWLKLPITKSEFVPIAVKEGFQYHHAESEYVMMTYWIPEEPCLLPSNASHQVGVGSFVINENNEVLVVQEKYSPTGLAGLWKIPTGFILESEEIFTGAVREVKEETGVDSEFVEVIAFRHAHNVAFEKSDLFFICMLRSLSTQIMVDDQEIQAAKWMPLVEFVKQPLIQEDTMFKKITDICIERMGKRYCGLAVHQLASKFDGRLSSLYFNIVEDANSTCQTS comes from the exons ATGCAGTTTAAACCGTCTGCTGTTAAGTCGGTGCCCATGTCCAAGATGGTGGGAACAGAGATGATGTTTTCAACCTCCTTTATAAACCCAGGGCGCATGGCTGGTTGCAGGGAGGTTATTATGCAATCGTTTTCGTGCAGAG TTACATATCCCAAGGCTTCTTATTCAAGTATTTCACATAATACCATCAGATCAGTTGGAGAAGAAATTTTATTCGAGTCTTTTCCTTATCGAGTCAATGGAACAAACAGTTCGAGTATGTATTACGAGGATGCCAGGGTGCTTGATGCATTCGATGATGAGTATAATGGAGTAATCGTTCATTCAGAAGGTCTACCATCTAATCCAACTTCTTTTGCCTCCATACTTCGTTCATCACTTTCTCATTGGAAAGCCAAG GGCAAGAAGGGTGTGTGGCTCAAGCTGCCAATAACAAAATCTGAATTTGTTCCTATAGCAGTAAAG GAAGGGTTTCAGTACCACCATGCAGAAAGCGAATATGTCATGATGACATATTGGATTCCTGAAGAACCTTGCTTGCTCCCATCTAATGCCTCCCATCAAGTTGGAGTTGGGAGTTTTGTGATAAACGAAAACAATGAG GTGCTAGTAGTACAGGAAAAATACAGTCCCACAGGGCTAGCTGGCCTCTGGAAAATACCCACTGGTTTCATTCTTGAG TCTGAGGAGATTTTTACGGGTGCTGTGAGAGAAGTTAAAGAGGAAACTGGA GTTGACAGTGAATTTGTGGAAGTCATAGCTTTCAG GCATGCTCACAATGTGGCTTTTGAGAAGTCAGATTTGTTCTTCATCTGCATGTTACGATCTCTTTCTACACAGATTATGGTTGATGATCAAGAAATTCAAGCAGCCAAG TGGATGCCTTTGGTTGAGTTTGTAAAGCAGCCTTTGATCCAAGAAGACACTATGTTTAAGAAAATCACTGACATTTGCATTGAAAGGATGGGAAAGCGTTATTGTGGATTAGCAGTCCATCAACTGGCCTCTAAATTTGATGGCAGGCTTTCCTCTTTGTACTTCAACATTGTTGAAGACGCAAATTCTACCTGTCAAACCAGTTAA
- the LOC113779666 gene encoding nudix hydrolase 8 isoform X2 produces the protein MQFKPSAVKSVPMSKMVGTEMMFSTSFINPGRMAGCREVIMQSFSCRVTYPKASYSSISHNTIRSVGEEILFESFPYRVNGTNSSSMYYEDARVLDAFDDEYNGVIVHSEGLPSNPTSFASILRSSLSHWKAKGKKGVWLKLPITKSEFVPIAVKEGFQYHHAESEYVMMTYWIPEEPCLLPSNASHQVGVGSFVINENNEVLVVQEKYSPTGLAGLWKIPTGFILESEEIFTGAVREVKEETGVDSEFVEVIAFRIWRHPFLIISYLYTPFFQACSQCGF, from the exons ATGCAGTTTAAACCGTCTGCTGTTAAGTCGGTGCCCATGTCCAAGATGGTGGGAACAGAGATGATGTTTTCAACCTCCTTTATAAACCCAGGGCGCATGGCTGGTTGCAGGGAGGTTATTATGCAATCGTTTTCGTGCAGAG TTACATATCCCAAGGCTTCTTATTCAAGTATTTCACATAATACCATCAGATCAGTTGGAGAAGAAATTTTATTCGAGTCTTTTCCTTATCGAGTCAATGGAACAAACAGTTCGAGTATGTATTACGAGGATGCCAGGGTGCTTGATGCATTCGATGATGAGTATAATGGAGTAATCGTTCATTCAGAAGGTCTACCATCTAATCCAACTTCTTTTGCCTCCATACTTCGTTCATCACTTTCTCATTGGAAAGCCAAG GGCAAGAAGGGTGTGTGGCTCAAGCTGCCAATAACAAAATCTGAATTTGTTCCTATAGCAGTAAAG GAAGGGTTTCAGTACCACCATGCAGAAAGCGAATATGTCATGATGACATATTGGATTCCTGAAGAACCTTGCTTGCTCCCATCTAATGCCTCCCATCAAGTTGGAGTTGGGAGTTTTGTGATAAACGAAAACAATGAG GTGCTAGTAGTACAGGAAAAATACAGTCCCACAGGGCTAGCTGGCCTCTGGAAAATACCCACTGGTTTCATTCTTGAG TCTGAGGAGATTTTTACGGGTGCTGTGAGAGAAGTTAAAGAGGAAACTGGA GTTGACAGTGAATTTGTGGAAGTCATAGCTTTCAG GATCTGGAGACATCCATTCCTTATCATAAGCTATCTGTACACTCCTTTCTTTCAGGCATGCTCACAATGTGGCTTTTGA